TTTTAGGAAACTAAAGTAGAAGCTAAATTTTGCTGAAACAAACCTTGACATAATTGTGTTAAGGTTTGTTTTTTTAGGGGACCCATGTTGCAAAAAACAGATACGAAAGACTCTTAAACTTTGCGGGACTACAACAAAATGTCTGTGGCATATAATCGAACCAAAGTCAGTAAAATGGAATAGTTCAAAATAACCTAATAATGAATGATAAATTTAGTGGAAAATGAGGAATGGAGTTACTGTCCCCAAATTATTTTACTTGGAGGTACGTATAGAATCACTAAAATACAAGCGTAGAATAGATGTTAGAAGAGCATAAAAAAGTTTAAGGAGATGTTCAAATGGTTAACAAGAAAAGAAATAATCCAAAACTCCATTTGATTATTTTTGTTCTTCTTGTACTGCTAAGCGGCTGGATCGGTGTATTACTTGATTCTATTTTGAAAGAACAACCAGAAGGTAATTCTTTAGGTATGGGACTTTGGCTAGTGTTACCTCTTCTAACAGCCATCATACTTAGAATCATTCGTCGCGATTGGAAGGACATGGGGATTAATCCTAATTTCAAAGGTAATATAAAGTGGTATCTTGTTGCATTTGCAATTTATCCTTTCGTTACCATTGTAATAGTTGTGTTCGTATTACTTTTAGGAGTCACGAATCTATCTAATTTTGAAATATCTTCGTTTTTTTCACTTGTAATTGTATCGGTTGCAGGGAATTTTATTAAGAACATATTTGAGGAGTTTTCATGGCGAGGATACCTAACACCAAAACTTATTGAGTTAAAGGTCAATGACTGGCTACTCTACCTTATTTCTGGGCTTGTTTGGGCATTGTGGCATGCTGCGTATTATATGGTGTTTCTTCCAAACGATTATTTTGAATCCATTTCAAGGTTGGGTATGCTATTCTCGGGCTGTG
The DNA window shown above is from Neobacillus sp. WH10 and carries:
- a CDS encoding CPBP family intramembrane glutamic endopeptidase, which translates into the protein MVNKKRNNPKLHLIIFVLLVLLSGWIGVLLDSILKEQPEGNSLGMGLWLVLPLLTAIILRIIRRDWKDMGINPNFKGNIKWYLVAFAIYPFVTIVIVVFVLLLGVTNLSNFEISSFFSLVIVSVAGNFIKNIFEEFSWRGYLTPKLIELKVNDWLLYLISGLVWALWHAAYYMVFLPNDYFESISRLGMLFSGCVLMVCWTIMYVEIFRLTKSVWPCVLMHAIEDAFPTVLVTISGVITFTKNGDFWLNPVSGVAATILFLGIGLFLRSIRIKKEHLDV